Sequence from the Pontibacter pudoricolor genome:
CTGGGAGGTTGGAGTTAACTGGATGGCTTATAAGTGGGCCCCGCAAGCTAAAGAATTAGGTGTGCAGCACTTTGCGCATGTTATGTCGTACGGCATATTTGGTCAGAACTCGTTCAGTACTTTTGCGCCGCTGGTAAAAGATATTTTTGAAGTGCGCACATTTGAAGATGAAAAAGAGGCTAAAGAATGGTTGTATCAAAAAATAATAGCTAAAAAGCCGTACAAATATCCGCCAACACTGTAGAACACCCTTTCCCTGAAGGCATTTCTCAAGCTTTATTTTCTACAAATTTTTTTACTTCCAGTTTATCCGGGCAGTTTTCCAGTAGCTCGGCTATAGTTTGCTTTAAGCCCGGATGTACTAAATCAGGGGAGACCTCATATAAAGGCAGCAGCGTAAAGCGGCGCAGGTGCAATTGCGGGTGCGGTATGGTCAGCCGTTGGGTTTGCTGCACCAGGTTGTCATAAAACAGGATATCGATATCAATAACGCGTGCTCCCCAATGTTCCAGGCGTTCGCGGCCAAGGTCGTGTTCTATAGTGTTTATAGTTTGCAGCACCTGCTCCGGACTAAAGTCAGTAGTTACTTCAAGCACCTGGTTCAGGAAACTGGGCTGATCTGTTTTGCCCCACGCGGCGGTCTCGTAGATAGCAGAAGCCTGAACTATAGTTCCTACTTGCGTAGCTATAGTTTCGCGGGCTTGTTGCAGGTATAATGTTCGGTCGCCAAGGTTGCTCCCCAGCAGCAGGTATAGTTCAGGCATGTTTCCGGAAAAAGGCTATGCTCAGGTCAGCGGCTGCACGGGCAGCTTCCGGCAGTTCGTCCTTTTCGTAAGGGTGCTTGCCGCCAAACGAATGATCGGCACCGGGCAGCAGGTGCATCTCGGCATCAGGCTTCCAGGAGTGCAGGTCGTGCGCCATCTGAATAGGCAGCGTTTCGTCTTCTTTGCCGTGCAATATGAGCAAAGGCTGCTGCATCGTCTGTATCACCTTCGGAATCTCGAGTCGCTGCCTGTTCGCAATATAGTTTTCCATTATCTGGTAATACATCGGCATTTTCTGGCCAGTGCGGGCGTTGGTTATCCATTGCACGCCTTCGCGCTCCCACTTTTCATTTTCAAGCTCATCCCAGCGCTGGTCAAATTTATTTACGGCCGCCCAGGTAGCAACAGCTTTTATACGCGGATCTTCAGCCGCTTTAAGTATAACAGTACCCCCACCACGACTATGGCCAATCAGGTAAATATGGTCCAGATCAAGCTCATTGTGAGGCAGTGGGCCCTCTACATTTTTTACCATGTCAATCAGGGCTTTCAGGTCATCAAGCTCCAGGCAGAAGTTGTTATTCCCGAATGCTTCGAGGTCGTGTAAATCAGAAAAATCTTCTACAGTAGTGCCATTATAAGCAAAGTTGAATTTTATGAATACAAAGCCCTGCTCCGCAAAATACTGCGCCAGTAAATTGTAATGTCCCCAGTCTTTAAACCCCTTAAACCCATGCGTAAATATCACGACAGGTTTGGGTTGCGAAGTAGGTTCGTAAACGGCATCGGCAGTAAATGGACGGCCATGTTCGGGATAAACAATAAAATCAACTTTAAGGGTATTTGCCATAGGTTACTTAAAAAAATAACTGTACTATAGGATGCTTTAACGGTATAATTTTATGATTTGTTGAGGCTCACCTTGGTTTATTCCAACCGGTAAAATGATAGCACAACATCAAATGCAGTTTTGGTTTCCGGGTAAAACATAATCCTGCAGGCAGTTGATCAGCATCAAAGAGATCAATTGCCAGCAATTTAATAATTATACCCGGTTTTGCCCCCTGCACGTTTGGAAACCACTATTGGAGACCGTAATATTGCAACACCAAAACATGAGCAGCAGCCTAGATAAAATACAAGCGCCAATAGCAAGCGAAATGGAGCTTTTCGAGAAGAAGTTCCGGGCTTCTATGAAGTCGAAAGTGCTGCTTTTAGACCGTATCATGAGCTACATCGTAAAGCGCAAAGGCAAACAGATGCGCCCGATGTTCGTGTTTTTTACGGCCAAACTATACCACGAAACCATAACCGATGCCACTTACCGGGGTGCCGCTCTTATTGAGTTGCTGCACACGGCGACCCTGGTGCATGACGATGTAGTGGATGACGCCAACTATAGACGCGGTTTCTTTTCAGTAAATGCCCTCTGGAAAAATAAGATCGCGGTGTTGGTTGGTGATTACCTGCTCTCGAAAGGATTGTTGCTTTCGCTGAACAACGATGATTTTGAACTGCTGAAAATCGTATCGAATGCGGTGCGGGAAATGAGTGAGGGAGAGTTGCTGCAGATCGAAAAAGCCCGCCGCCTGGACATTGACGAAGCAGTTTACTTTGATATTATCCGTCAGAAAACGGCCTCGCTTATAGCCTCATGCTGTGCTGTGGGCGCTGCTTCTGCGGGTGCGTCGAAAGAAGAGATAGAGAAAGCGCGCTTATTCGGTGAAAAAGTTGGTATTGCCTTCCAGATAAAAGACGACCTTTTCGATTACGGTACCGCTGAGATCGGCAAGCCGGTCGGCATCGACATCAAAGAAAAGAAAATGACCCTGCCGCTGATACATGCGCTCCGCAATGCAGACTGGCTAACCAAGCGCCGCGTTATTTACAACGTAAAAAACAACAACGGCGACAACAAGCGCGTGCAGCAGGTAATTGATTTCGTGAAGCAATCTGGTGGTATTGAGTACACGGTTGAAGTTATGAACCGCTACCACGCCGAAGCCCTCGAAATTCTGCATACCTTCCCTGATAACCCCTCGCGTCGCTCACTCGAGCAACTGATCGCCTATACAATAGAGCGGGAAAAATAGACCAGTGATTAAGGCGATTAGACTGATTTAACAGAATTTTCTATCTGAGCCCCTGATTAATGGGAACAGATGGATTAGCCGGATGTAGAGACGCAAGATGTTGCGTCTTTTTTGTTTGTCTGAATCAGGATTTGCAGGATTAAAGGATTAACAGGATTTAAGCCCATCCCAGCCTATATAGTTGCAACCGGATTAGATAATCTATAGTTTATTCATTCAATGATCATAAATCAATGGTACGGACAGAAACTACAATAATCATCTATCAAGCCCAATCCTGTAAATCAGAAAAATCCCCTTAATCACTGTTCTGAAAATCTGTAAACTATACCTATAAAACTATAAGGCGGTAGCGGTTGAAAGCAGGTAGTTTTGAGCATGCAAAATAACCTATGAAAAAATGAGCCTGAACACCACTACCTGGAACCGCCTTCGGTACACTTTATACTTGCCCATCTACGACCTGATTGCCGACCGCATTTTCCGGAAGTACAGAAAGCGGTCTGTAGAGCTACTAAACGCAAAAGCTAACGATGCCATACTGCTTCTCGGTGCCGGCACCGGCCTTGATCTACCTTACCTTCAAAATTACACTAATTTAACAGCCATTGACATTACGCCCGGTATGATCACCAAATTGCAGGAGCGAGCTGAAAAGTTAAGTATTCCAGTTGATGCCCGCGTGATGAATGGCCAGCAACTAACCTTTGCCGACAATAGTTTTGATGCCGTAATTGCACACCTGATACTGGCCGTTATACCAGACCCGATAGCTTGCATAAAAGAAGTGGAGCGTGTGCTGAGGCCTGGAGGTACAGTTATGGTTTTCGATAAGTTTTTGCCGGACGGGCAGAAGCCAACTATAGTTCGCCAGTTCTTTAACCAGATAGCCAGCACCCTGTTCTCCGACATCAACCGCAGCATCGGAACTATAGTTAGCCACACTTCTCTAACTATAGAATTAAATGAGCCTGCTGCTTTGAATGGTACGTTCAGGTTGGTAAGGTTGCGGAAATAACCCCACCCAATCCCTTCTCAAAGAATAGGGGAAGGAGCCAAATACATACCGCCAGTTTGAGCGTAGCGGTAACTGGTAGTTTAGCATGGTAGGCAGTTTGTAACTGCCGAAACTATAGTTTATATAAAAACTCCAGTTACAAACTGGCTTCATGTATAGCCACAAGTTGCAAACTTGCGGCATGTTGGGAAGTAGAGTATAGTTTTGGTATGGTGCAAGTGTATTTGCTCGTGTCAGTCTATAGTTAGGCCTCCGGTCCAGTCGGATTGCAAATCCGACATATAAGCAAGTCACGGATCACAGATCCGCGCCAGCAAAATGTGAGCAAATAAAAACCCCCTCCTGTTTTTAGGAGGGGAAGGGGGAGGTTACTTCTCAGCCAGCAACTGATCCATCGTCTTGTTAAAATCAGCTACCCAGTCTTCGTAGTATTTGCCGGTGCCGGGGCCTGAGAAGCCAGTATGTATCTTGCGTACTTTACCATCGCGGCCAATGTAGATGGTGGTCGGGAAGGAAAGCACATGGTTAAGCGCGGGCAGGGCTTTGGCGGCTGCCTCTTTATCAGAGATGCCGGCTACTGCCAGGTCATAGTTTACGTTCATGCGGTCCTTCATTTTCTGCAGGCGCGGGGCAGCTTTTTCAAACTCCGGGCTGCGCTCAAAACCTAACCCAATGATCTCCAGGCCGCGGTCTTTGTTTTTGTCGTAGTAAGGCGCCAGGAATTTGGTCTCGTCCATGCAATTCGGGCACCACGAGCCAAGCAACTGCACGATCATCACTTTGCCTTTGTATTTGTCGTCGCTCAACGAAATGTTTCCGCTACCGTCTATGTCCGGGAAAGTGAAGTCCAGCTTTTCGTAGCCCGGCTTTAAGAAAGTGAGTGTGTTGGCATCGGCAAGTGCAGCGTTGGCGTTGCGTTTGGCAGTCCAGGTTTCGGTATAGTTCATGCCCGAATAAAAATTGCCTTTCAGCGTGTTCTCATCTTCCGGAGTGGCTGTAAATAAGTAAGCGTGGTTGCCATCAAAAGTTGAAAGGTTAAGCTTATCGCCATCAACCTGTCCATCTAAATACCTATAGTCGCCGGTTTCGGTCAGGAAGGTGCCTGTTACTTTATTGTTGTCCTGCTCAAATACGCCTACTGCTTTGTAGCTATTACCGGTTGTGTCGGTAAATACTACTTCCCATTTTCCATCGTAATTATAGTTTGCAGCAGCCGGGCTGCCTTTAAAGCGGCTGGTATTGCCATGCTCCGCAGTAAAAGGCACCGAATAAGGATAAGAAAGGTCGTTGCGCACAAAGCGGCCTGCCATTTTACCGTCATCTACCTTCGCGATCAGGTCTGCATCAAAAATGTGAAGTCTTATTTTAACAGAATCGCCCATAGTTGTGATCTCGTCAACCAGGATGCGCTCTTCGCCATTTACCAGGTATAAAAGGGTGCTGTCGTTGCGGGTTTCGGCTTCCATAATAAACGGAATTTCCACACCGCCGGTATGTTGCAGGGCAACGCGCCAGGTACCGGGTTTTATAGTTTGGTTTTCAGCGTCCATTTTATTTTGATTACAGGATGTAAATCCTACAGTTAGCAGCAAGGTAAATAACAAAATCAGCCTTGCAGAAGTATTAGAATAGGTACGTTTCATGGGGTAAAATTACGTCATCGGATCTGTAAAAGCCAAACAAGAAACGCCCTGAACTTGTTTATAGTGTAAAGGTTATATTCGTGCAAGCTAATGTTGCTGAATAGCCTGCAGATTTCGTACATTTGTGAACTTCGGAAAAGAAGCATTTTATACATTAACAATAGCAAAACTATGGCATTTGATTTAGGAATGATCAAGGCAGTTTATGCCGGTATGGGTGAGCGGATTGCAGCTGCCCGTAATACAGTTGGCAGACCGCTGACTCTGACTGAAAAGATCCTGTATGCACACCTATATGAGGGCAAGGCGTCGCAGGCGTATGAGCGTGGAAAATCTTACGTGGATTTCGCTCCGGACAGAGTTGCGATGCAGGATGCCACGGCACAGATGGCCTTGCTTCAGTTCATGCAGGCTGGCAAGCCTACCGTTGCGGTTCCATCTACGGTACACTGCGATCACCTGATCCAGGCCCGCACAGGCGCAGATTCAGATCTGAAAGACGCTTACACAGAAAACAAAGAAGTTTACGATTTCCTTGCTTCGGTATCAAACAAATACGGCATCGGTTTCTGGAAGCCGGGTGCAGGTATCATTCACCAGGTAGTATTAGAGAACTATGCTTTCCCGGGTGGTATGATGATCGGAACTGACTCACACACACCTAATGCTGGTGGTCTGGGTATGGTAGCGATCGGTGTTGGTGGTGCTGATGCCGTGGACGTAATGGCCGGTATGGCCTGGGAGCTTAAATTCCCGAAAGTAATTGGCGTAAAGCTGACAGGTAAACTGAACGGCTGGACATCTCCGAAAGACGTTATCCTGAAAGTGGCTGGTATCCTTACTGTAAAAGGTGGTACGGGTGCTATCGTGGAATATTTCGGCGAAGGTGCTGAGAGTATGTCTTGTACTGGTAAAGGTACTATTTGTAACATGGGTGCTGAGATCGGTGCAACTACTTCGGTATTTGCTTACGACAACAGCATGCGTGCATACTTAAACTCAACAAACCGCGAAGAGATTGTTCAGATGGCTGATGAAGTAGCTGAGCACCTGCGCGCTGATGATGAGGTTTATGCTGATCCGGCTTCTTTCTATGATCAACTGATCGAGATCGACCTTTCAACGTTGGAGCCACACGTAAACGGGCCATTCACGCCGGATGCGGCCTGGCCAATTTCTCAGTTCGCTGCTGTAGTTAAAGAGCACGGCTGGCCAGCTAAACTGGAAGTAGGTCTGATCGGATCTTGCACCAACTCATCTTACGAAGACCTTACACGTGCTGCCTCTATCGCAAAGCAGGCGGTAACTAAAAACCTGGTAGCTCAGGCTGAGTTTACCATCACGCCGGGTTCTGAAATGGTACGTTATACAACAGCCCGCGATGGCCTGTTAGATACATTTGCACAGATGGGTGGTGTTGTATTGGCAAACGCCTGCGGTCCGTGCATCGGCCAGTGGGCACGTCACACCGACGATCCAACCCGTAAGAACTCTATCATCACGTCGTTCAACCGTAACTTTGCGAAGCGTAACGATGGTAACCCGAACACACACGCGTTTGTGGCTTCACCAGAGATCGTAACTGCTTTTGCCATTGCCGGCGACCTTACTTTTAACCCGCTTACAGATACCTTAACCAACAAAGATGGCCAGCAGGTGAAACTGGATGAGCCAAAAGGTATTGAATTACCAATTAATGGTTTTGCTGTAGAAGATGCAGGTTATGTAGCGCCTGCGGAAGATGGCAGCACTGTTGAAGTGGCTGTTGATCCGAAGTCTGACCGTCTGCAGTTACTGGAAGGCTTTAAGCCATGGGAAGGCACTGATCTGAAAGGTCTGAAGCTTCTTATTAAAGCACAAGGTAAGTGTACTACTGACCATATCTCTATGGCTGGCCCATGGTTGAAATACCGTGGTCACCTGGACAACATCTCGAACAACATGCTGATCGGTGCGATAAATGCATTTAACGGCGAGGCTAACAAGGTTTACAACGACATGACCCGTGGTTATGACTCGGTGCCTGCAACTGCCCGTACGTACAAAGCAGCTGGTATCGGTACTGTAGTGGTTGGTGATGAGAACTATGGCGAAGGTTCGTCTCGTGAGCACGCTGCCATGGAGCCGCGCTTCCTGGGTGTTCGTGCCGTAATCGTGAAGTCATTCGCACGTATCCACGAAACCAACCTGAAAAAGCAGGGTATGTTAGGTCTGACGTTTGTTAACAAAGCAGATTACGACCTGATCGAGGAGAACGATACCATCGATATCCTGGGTCTGGAGAACTTTACGCCGGGTGTTCCATTAAAAGTAGTTTTAACACACAAAGATGGTTCTCAGGATGCGTTTATGGTTAACCATACGTACAACGAAGGACAGATCGAGTGGTTTAAAGCTGGTTCAGCACTTAACCTGATCCGTTTAAAAGAAAAGCAGAACGCTAACGCATAAGCTTAACTGCTAACTATAAATAAAAGGCCCTGCCAATCGGTAGGGCCTTTTGGTTTTTATTGGAAACTACAGTCACCACGCAAAAATGCATAAACTGCTTTTTCGGACATCTGTGTTCGAAATTTGCCTGTTGCGGATGTCCACGTCCGCGTTAAATGTAAAGGGGACAAGGATGTCCCCGGCAGAGTGCTTTCGGACCTGGAAGTCCGAAAGAGCATGATTTCAGCTAGATAGAATGAGCCCTTGAGCCATTGTTGGTGTTTTCACCAGCAATTCAACTATACCGTTACTACTCTTTCAGATGAAAACACGCATCAAAAGCCTAACTATAAAGAGGTTAAGTTAAAAACAGAAAAAGCCTTACATATCTGTAAAGCCTTTCTTTTATAGTTTGCTATAGCTATAACTTATCGCATCAGCACGATCCGTTTAATAAAGCTGGTGTTTTTGTAGGTAACGTGCGCAATATATAAGCCATTAGGGACATCTGTAAAGTCGAATATCAATTCTTTCGTATTCTCGCTGGTAACAGGCAACTGAAACTTACGGCCAACCTGGTCACTGAACCACACTTCCGGAGCTGCACCAGCGAGTGGATCTGCTGCCCAGTTTATGCGAACAAGACCTGTTGTCGGGTTCGGGAACACATCGGTAAGCTGGGCGTTCATTTCGGTCTTATCTTTCGAGAGCGGTTCCCTGACAAGGAAAGTTTTTGTTACACTGTCTTTGAGGCAACCGGCGGGGTCTGTTATCTGTAACGTTACCTGATAAGTACCGGGCGATGCAAACATATAGGTCGGGCTCTTTTCTGTAGCAGCTACACCTGTTCCAAAATTCCATTTCCAGTTAGCGCCGTTTGTGCTCTTATCCTCAAACGTAACAGGTGTATTGGCAAATAACACGACAGAGCCTGTTTCAAAATCTGCTTCCGGTTGCTGTGGTAACCTGATGTGGGCTGGTACAACTTCACTTTCGAACAGCGAGTCGGCGTTGGCTGCGTAAATTATAGTGTTCTGGCTCAAAGCGTCGATGGTAAAACTCGGGCCACTGCTAAGCAAAGTCTTTTTCTCCGGATCAGCATAAAAGTTATAGTTGGAGCCTCCTTCCGGAGCCCATGTAAAGGCACTTCCTTCACAGACCGTGTTTTCAATAGCCAATGGAGCGGGGCCACTTTTTATCTGCCTGTATTTTAGTTGTGCTGCATCGGCGTGCTGCTGCAGCGCCTCCAGGTTATCGCCGGAGAGTATGGCAAAGGTAATGGTATGGCTCTGGCCGGGTGCAATAACAGGTATGAGCCCACCCACCACATGCGATACGTTATCGCCATTGCCGGTGCCATTGGCTTTGGTGCGGGTCACCCCACCGGATAGCATGGCATATTTTTCAGCATTTGTAAAGCCATCTTCCACAGCAATACTTCCGGCCGCGCCCATGTTGTTAATAGCATAATAGACAGGGGCATCAGGTGTAAGCAGTTTTATGCCAACTACAGGAAACTGAGCGGCGGTGTTGTACACGTAACCCAGGTTTCTTTCCGCATCCCAGTCGGCGGCGTTCTGGTAGTATACGCCTACATCCCAGTCTGCGAAAATGGCAGCCGCTACATTTTTAAGCGTATCTGTTGTCGGGTTTCTGATCGTAAATTCCTGTATAACATAATCCAGATCCGGGGCTGTGTTCCAGGAAAGTGTTTTATGTTTTATTTCCACACCAACTGTACCGGTAGAAGGGTAGATATCGCGCATAAAACCATGTACTTCCTGTGTTGCGAGCGGTGCATCATAGTAAATGCGGGCCGGTTGTACCGGTATAAAGTCGCCGTCATTATTCCAGTTGGCATTGCGCAGGTTATCCGACACGCGCGTTGCCGAAGTGCCGATCATCAGGCCGCCTTCAAACAGCATGGTATTACTGCCCTTGTATTGCATGCCCGAGCCCTGGTTAAAATTAAGGCCATTGTAGCCAAGGTTCCCTTTGCTGTTAACAGTAATGCGCACATTGTTGGCATCCAGCGTATGGAAATCAGGGTTTATAGTTAGCTCGAAGTATTGAAAGTCAGTATAGTTGCCATCTGTATAGTTTAACCTGAAGGCTACGGTTGTATTAAGGGGCGTATCAGGAGCTATAGTTACCCGGAAAGGTTTCTGGCGGTTATCAGCTGTACCCATCGTGGTCATGCTTCCCAGGGGCAGTTCGGGGTTTGAAATGGAAATGTAAGGCGATGAAGTACTTAAGGTAACCAAAGGGTTGCTGACAGGGCTCAGAATATTCTGGAAAAATGCTTCAACAGAAACCGTGCTGCCAGATTGAGCAGAACGGTGGTGTTGCACAAATAAATCTGTGCACCTGATCGATTTTAAATTCTGTGCCGATAGTGCATTTTTTATGTTAAGTCGCCCGGTGCCTATCATTCCGGCAAAAGGTTGGTTGGCAGTTAAGCTTGCTACATCATCTGTTGTTACGCGCAGGCGTTCCATTACCTGTTGTGCATTCAGTTCAGGAAATTGGGCGCGTACCAGGGCAGCAGCTCCTGCCACCATAGGCGAGGCAAAGGAGCTTCCCCAGTTGTAGGCATATGAGTTGTTGTTATTAACCGTAGTGGAATAAATATCAAAGCCGGGTGCCATGAGGTCCATATAGTGGCTCCAGGTATAATCCTTGTACTTATAGTCATTTTTATCAGAGCCACCCACCGACAGCACATTGTTATAGGAAGCCGGATATAAATTCAGCTGCTTTTTGGTATTACCGGCCGCTGATACTACAACAACATCTTTCACCAGCACCACATAGTTTATAATATCCTGCTCATACTGCGAATAACCTTCACCGCCCCACGAGAGGTTTATGATCTTGCAACCCTTTGCTGCAGCGTAAACTATAGCCTCGTAGCCACCGCCGAACGTTCCGTCAGCATTGGATGAAAATACTTTTAAAGGCAGGAATTTGGTTTTATAACCTACCCCTGTGATACCTGTTGCATTGTCGGGGGAGGCGGCTGCCACGCCAGCCACACTCATCCCATGGCTTTTCCAGCGCGGAGATTCGCTGACATTGTTGTCGCGGTCTGCAAAGTCCCAGCCGGCATAGTTATCAACGTAACCATCGCCATCATTATCTATGCCATCTATCGGGTCTGCATAGTTATACTTTATGTTGTCTTTCAGGTCAAGGTGATCAATCCGAAAACCTGTATCTACAATACCGATAACAATATTGGTGTCGCCTTGTTGTACATTCCAGGCGCCATACGCTTTTATCAGTTTAAGGTGGTAGGCAGTGGCTTTGGTAGAATCGGAAAACGGATCGGAGGCCTGGTGGAATGGTTCGCGCAGGTAAAGCGGCTCTACATATGCTACCTGTCCGGTTGCCATCAAGGTGCGTTTTACTTCATCAAAGCTAAGCTCTGAACTATAAGTAGCCTGGTAGATCTGTGTTATATCAACTATAGATGCACGCCTGAGACTGGCTGAATTACCTGTATCCGGGAATTTCTGCTCAATATTTTTAGCGCTGATTTTAGCTAGTGCCGCCTGTAAGGAGTTGTCTGGTATGGCACGTCGTGTTTTGGTCTGGTCTGTGTTTAGTTTATACACCACTGTATGTGGTACGGTGCGGGAACCGTAACCAACCTGCTGTGCAAATATTGGAGCCGAAGCCAATAGAAGGAGGATGAACGCAATACATCCATGGCGGGTGGGCACCTTTAGGAGGGTAAACATTTATACCAAAAATTAAAATTTTAAGTTGATGATAAGAAGTGTAGCAGTCACCGTAATAAGTACCTAAAAACACTTTTAAATATAAGGCGAATTACCCCAATAACACCCAAACCTTTCTGTTTTTTTACGTAACTTTCCAAGGTTGGATCATAACCAATCATTTTAAAAGCATAATTCTGAAAACTATGGCTATTAACCTGGCAATCAAACACCAAACAACACTTGACACCGCTGTACGTGCCCTACACGAGCGAACTTTTTTTGCGCATTATCCTGAAAATCCGTCTCCGGAAGTTTATGGTGAGAATGCGGACAAAGAAGGCCGTGAAAAATATACATCCAGATTAAACAATAAGTTCGGGGAACTGCTACAGGAAAACCCGGAAAGCTGGGCAGGACAGGAAGATTCGCCTTACGAGCAGCAGCCATTAGGTATAAAATATCCTTTCTTTTCACCGGAAACGCTAATTAACAGGGCCGAAGAAGCTTTTCATCAGTGGCGTAAAGTAAAGCCTGCTGACCGCGCTGCTATTTTAGTGGAATCGCTGGAGCGTATGAGAGAACGCTTTTTTGAGATCGCTTATGCCACTATGCATACAACAGGCCAGGCATATATGATGTCGTTCCAGGCATCAGGCCCGCACGCTGCTGACCGTGCCCTGGAAGCTATCGCATCAGGTTACGAAGAGCAGACCCGTTTTCCGGAAAGCGCTGAATGGGAAAAGCCGAT
This genomic interval carries:
- a CDS encoding S8 family serine peptidase — translated: MFTLLKVPTRHGCIAFILLLLASAPIFAQQVGYGSRTVPHTVVYKLNTDQTKTRRAIPDNSLQAALAKISAKNIEQKFPDTGNSASLRRASIVDITQIYQATYSSELSFDEVKRTLMATGQVAYVEPLYLREPFHQASDPFSDSTKATAYHLKLIKAYGAWNVQQGDTNIVIGIVDTGFRIDHLDLKDNIKYNYADPIDGIDNDGDGYVDNYAGWDFADRDNNVSESPRWKSHGMSVAGVAAASPDNATGITGVGYKTKFLPLKVFSSNADGTFGGGYEAIVYAAAKGCKIINLSWGGEGYSQYEQDIINYVVLVKDVVVVSAAGNTKKQLNLYPASYNNVLSVGGSDKNDYKYKDYTWSHYMDLMAPGFDIYSTTVNNNNSYAYNWGSSFASPMVAGAAALVRAQFPELNAQQVMERLRVTTDDVASLTANQPFAGMIGTGRLNIKNALSAQNLKSIRCTDLFVQHHRSAQSGSTVSVEAFFQNILSPVSNPLVTLSTSSPYISISNPELPLGSMTTMGTADNRQKPFRVTIAPDTPLNTTVAFRLNYTDGNYTDFQYFELTINPDFHTLDANNVRITVNSKGNLGYNGLNFNQGSGMQYKGSNTMLFEGGLMIGTSATRVSDNLRNANWNNDGDFIPVQPARIYYDAPLATQEVHGFMRDIYPSTGTVGVEIKHKTLSWNTAPDLDYVIQEFTIRNPTTDTLKNVAAAIFADWDVGVYYQNAADWDAERNLGYVYNTAAQFPVVGIKLLTPDAPVYYAINNMGAAGSIAVEDGFTNAEKYAMLSGGVTRTKANGTGNGDNVSHVVGGLIPVIAPGQSHTITFAILSGDNLEALQQHADAAQLKYRQIKSGPAPLAIENTVCEGSAFTWAPEGGSNYNFYADPEKKTLLSSGPSFTIDALSQNTIIYAANADSLFESEVVPAHIRLPQQPEADFETGSVVLFANTPVTFEDKSTNGANWKWNFGTGVAATEKSPTYMFASPGTYQVTLQITDPAGCLKDSVTKTFLVREPLSKDKTEMNAQLTDVFPNPTTGLVRINWAADPLAGAAPEVWFSDQVGRKFQLPVTSENTKELIFDFTDVPNGLYIAHVTYKNTSFIKRIVLMR